A genomic stretch from Kwoniella europaea PYCC6329 chromosome 2, complete sequence includes:
- a CDS encoding chorismate synthase produces the protein MSSFGNNYRVHTYGESHCKSVGCIVDGVPPGLRLTEEDIQVQLSRRRPGQSDITTARSEFDTVHLQSGTEHGVTLGTPIGLLVQNKDQRPHDYAETDLYPRPSHADYTYLAKYGLKASSGGGRASARETIGRVAAGAIAEKYLKEAFGVEIVAFVASVGKVALPFAEEEDEVLGKEYMDFVKSVRREEVDKEITRCPHKATSQKMEETIRAAKAKDDSLGGSITCVIRNTPAGLGEPAFDKLEAVLAHAMLSIPSTKSFEIGSGLRGTTFPGSIHNDPFIEGVDERTGEKTLRTSTNWSGGIQGGISNGEDIYFRVGFKPPATIAQEQPTARYDGSAGVLAAKGRHDPCVVPRAVPIVETMAAIVIMDMVLQQDARKSAASLLPALTHLPPTMVLPGKSTVQAVVNGKDVGEVQNQKVGEE, from the exons ATGTCATCTTTCGGCAACAACTATCGTGTACACACCTACGGTGAATCCCACTGCAAATCAGTCGGTTGTATTGTCGACGGTGTACCTCCT GGACTTAGATTGACAGAAGAGGACATCCAAGTACAGCTTTCTAGAAGAAGGCCAGGTCAGAGTGATATCACCACTGCC CGATCTGAATTCGACACCGTCCACTTACAATCCGGTACAGAACATGGTGTAACCCTAGGAACACCTATTGGTCTCTTGGTTCAGAACAAAGATCAACGACCACATGATTATGCCGAGACCGACCTGTACCCTCGACCTTCTCATGCGGATTACACCTACTTGGCCAAATACGGTCTGAAAGCTTCTTCGGGTGGTGGTAGAGCGTCAGCGAGGGAGACTATCGGTCGAGTAGCTGCGGGTGCTATCGCCGAGAAGTACCTCAAAGAAGCATTTGGTGTGGAGATCGTAGCTTTCGTTGCTTCCGTAGGCAAAGTCGCTCTGCCCttcgctgaagaagaagatgaagtgttAGGTAAAGAATATATGGATTTCGTCAAGTCGGttagaagggaagaggtggataaGGAGATCACTAGGTGTCCTCACAAGGCGACCAGtcagaagatggaggag ACCATCCGAGCCGCCAAAGCCAAAGATGATTCCCTCGGAGGATCAATAACCTGTGTAATCCGAAACACACCCGCCGGTCTAGGAGAACCAGCATTCGACAAGCTAGAAGCCGTCTTGGCACACGCAATGTTGTCCATTCCATCTACCAAATCGTTCGAGATCGGATCAGGTCTCAGAGGAACCACTTTCCCAGGATCGATACATAATGATCCGTTCATTGAAGGTGTGGATGAACGAACGGGAGAAAAGACATTGAGGACCTCTACGAATTGGTCGGGAGGTATTCAAGGTGGGATTTcgaatggtgaagatatcTACTTCAG AGTTGGCTTCAAACCCCCTGCCACCATCGCTCAAGAACAACCCACAGCACGATACGATGGATCAGCTGGTGTCTTAGCTGCCAAAGGTAGACATGACCCTTGTGTGGTTCCTAGAGCCGTTCCTATCGTTGAAACTATGGCTGCCATCGTCATCATGGA TATGGTCCTCCAACAAGATGCCAGGAAATCGGCTGCCTCCCTCCTTCCTGCCCTCACTCATCTACCACCTACCATGGTCCTTCCCGGTAAATCAACGGTTCAAGCCGTCGTGAATGGTAAAGATGTGGGTGAAGTGCAAAATCAGAAAGTTGGTGAGGAATAG